CCACTTTTGACaccaaatgaaaatgcaaaaataaaaggaCTGGTTTCAAATcaagaatcatgttactatacggACATTTTAACAAAATGATTTTATGTGGCTCATTGTTCATATCAAAGCAGTTTCcccatgaaaaaaaaatagaaatgccTCAAGGACATtgtattatttactttcacaAAATTTATGAgaaaaacggcagattatcagttcataaatgcTTACTTTTTgccatgttcctcacacaatactTAATaaaatcttatgacatcaaaacacttataCTATTGCACATGACTTGTAAGCAGGGCTTGACTGGGATGAGAAATCGGCCCAGGGGGATGatatgtccttttctgcatatcatgccggtgttttgtggtccattctgcataacgcggtggttctttttagcttatcgcggcccaccGGCTccctcagttctcccgatggccagtccacccctgatcggccacaaagtgcatcggcccaccaggaaaatgcccggtatgccagattaccagtccagccctgcttgtaaggtgatatattttatgtataactATGTTTTCTAAGTTTATTCAAACGTGCGATGTAGCTCAACTCAAAGACCGGGGTGCAAGTCCAGAGAAGTATGTGAGTCGACATGTGACCCCAATTGTGTTTTTCTAATCTCACATATGCTTTTAGACACTATCGGTTATAGGGTAGGGATGTCCTTGTCTCTGAATATTGAGCTGAGATAGgaaatagtattttaacattgaaagaaTTAAACACTTCACCAGTTAAATCTACAATTCAATCATTTTTCCCctccatttttctccccaatttggaatgcccaattcccaatgtgctctaagtccttgtggtggcgtagtgacttgctccaatctgggtggtggagtacgaatctcagttgcctccgcatctgagaccatcaatccatgcatcttatcacgtaacTTGATGTccgcattaccatggagacgtaaagcgtgtggaggcccacgctattctccgcgccaTCCATGGAGAGCAAAAACCACACAGTGaccatgaggttaccccatgtgactctaccctccctagcaactgggccaatttagttgcttaggagacctggctgaaggcACCCATCATGCCCTGGATCAAAGTCACGTTTGGATTCAATATTAATGATTCTGAATTCACAGAACTGATGCTAGATATACTGAACCACAGAAATTCAAACCTCACTGCTGCTCTAACCATAAAGAAATGAGAACAATACAACAATCAAAGCATCAGAAACTCTATAAAGACTTATTATTTTTAGTCATCTGGGGGTCCTTCACAATCTCCATTGGACACTGCCTCTGACCTCTTCATGTGTTATTATGGGATGTTATCTTATTGCTGCAGAGGGGCCTAAGTGAGTCACTGGCCCCTTGCAGTCAGTGTGATATTTCGAGATCAGACTTGTGCTTAAACCATATGCACCTGCCTCATTGCACAAATGGTATTGCTGCTTGGAAAGCAAATCTGTCTGTAGGTAAGACACTTATCTTGAATTTGATTCTGACAGTTACTGGCGGCCAATGCAAATTGCCAACATGAATTTCTGGAGGCAAAACACAAGTTAATTTTAATGGtatactttaaaaatatatatatatatatattaattttttattgtattttgtaatACGTATTATCACATacctttaaaaattatatttaaatagtaATAGACTGATATTTTGTTCAggttaaataattatatttggcACTTTTGAGGTTATAGGTCTTTGATTGATAACTATGCCAACGTTAATTATTAGTAGATTAATAGTAGTGGTAGTAAGGCAGCTTTAactatgaatatatttttatatatatatatatatatatatatatatatatatatatatttgtttttgtaatactTTTAATAGAATTTTGTGGAAGCATTTTGTAAATTAAGAGTCAATTTAATGTGTTAGCATTTTTGTGCATTTAATTTGCTATCGTTAAATTATAATATGTAGCCAAATCAGCAAACGGGTAGGCGTCAGCATAGTTTGATCTAATTAGAGATTAATTCATTTTTGACAAGGTCGGGAATGAAAACGAGGGTGTTGTGGATAGAATTACAGGCACTGCACAGTATAAAGCTTTATTGTCCttgatcacatctaattttcacaacTCACGAGTTTTCTGGAAATTGTAGTCTTCTgagattgtattatattttatatatatatatatatatatataagatgtttttcaaagtttAGCTGAGCCATCAACACCAATTAACACAAAAGTTTAAATAGCTCAATGGGAAAACTGATAAAATAgatacaacccattgaagagacagcCTCGTTTTCGTTCCCGccaaaaattaaatatggcgcTGCTTAATAAGGTCGACCACTACATTTAACTAACACAATATAAAAAGCAAAAACGTATAAGTTATATAATTTCGCTGTcgtttttaatgaaacaaaaatttttcTTAATTTGGTTATCTGGATATTATGTTTTAGTTGCCTAATAAAAACAATGGCCACACATTTTTATAATAGTAGATGTGCGAATGCGCGTGAGCTTGCGCAATATCGCGCGATGAAAAATGTTCTTGTGaggaaatattattattttttgcttaatGCTATATCTTCAACATTCTGCCAACAAAGGAatatttatgaggacatttcccTCTAGTCTAATATATACAAAAGCACGCCTCACCTTTCTGACGAATGAGTATGTCGAAACCTGCAAACTTCATGTATGGTCGTAAGCCACTTCCCCTTCTCTGGGAAATCCCGCGTTAGAAGGATATAAGTACAAACTTCCACTGTCACACAATAAACCACATATTTTGAGGAGAGAGACGATCTAACAAACTCATTCAAGAAAAATAACTTACTATCCGACTGGTATGTGCAGAATTTACTACGGCTTGCATTAATACTCAATCTCTATGCTTTTTAAAGAATCATCGTTTCTCAATGAgagttttatgctttattttagAACAATGGCTTGCGAAGGATTTGAAATGACACTGGCTTTCGACTAGTAAGTATTCCCAGATCaaacatatttgtattattttcattaattaatttcagttgCAATATCAGCTCATTCTTGAATGTTTGGTGCATGCAATTCTCTAGTTGATGCATGATACAGATTACGTAGCTAATTTGTCTAACTTTCGTTTTATTTGGTTTAAATTGCATTCTCTGATTATATATTTTGTTCCTAAACAGTGCATATGACTCTGACAGTGCTGAATATGATGAAATGGACTGCTCAGATCCACTTGCTATGGTAGGTTGCATTTGAATATGTTTACATTATATTAGCATTAATGATAACGGTCATCTGAAACATGGTTTTGAAAAACaagtttcttaaaaatgtatcttgtcTTTCCAGAGTGGGCGATGTGACATGCATGAAGGCATCAATGTGGAGATGTGGACGCATCCTACCAACAGTTTGAAGCAGGTGGTGAACCTCATTGTTGCTCTGAAGAGGATGAAGCACTTCAAAAAACAGTCATCTGACTTTGGGGATGATGAACTGCTCAGTATATTCATGGACAATGTGATTGAAGGTACCATTATCAAGCATTTATGTAAATTATTGTTGGAAAATCCACATAAAACCAGCTGGTTCTATATGATTTCTGGTCTAGATGATTGATCAGGAGGTAGACTTGGTTTTTAACTGGTAGACCATCTTGGTCAAGCTGGTTGGGGCTGGTAGACCGGCAACAAACCAGCAACCAGGTTCTACAAACCAttttttgtaacactttacaataatgttccatttgaaAACATTAgttgttaatgcattagatatcatgaacaaactattaacaatatatttgttaatataaAGTTGTTATCTAAAGTTATTTTTAAGTCATCAATTTGTAATGCTTACTTAAAGACACATTATAATTACaattctcacaataatttgctaaTAAACAAGAATGAATAATTTGATAACCAAAATCGAGATGTTTTGATGAGTCATTTGCTCTCATTTGGTTGTTGACACATTggggaatctatactgtgcaagTCTCTTTAATATCTTTATACTTCCACAGAGCGGTGTGTGAGTGGGGTTCAGGAAGCGGCACATACCAGAAGAGTACAATCTGAAAGAACTTACAATAAGAGCAGCCGGATCTTGCAGTGCACTGTGTGTGATCAGTTCCAAAAAAGTCTGGTGCGGAGTGGTGGAGCGCTTAATTTGAAAGCTGTGACATTGAAAGGAGGCAACACTCACCACAAAGGTAAATCTCTTTGGATTTTTCCATTTAGACCACTATTGATTAAATGTTGCTTGCGAATATGAATGGAatcaacagtgcccacccacatTTTCAGCTTTCTGGGTTCTGGAAGAATTTTTCCCAATCATTATTTCCATTTGacttttcataaaagagttcaaagtcatgaaccaaaccaaccagctctgaggtgaatcacaacattacaaactttgttttgaagcaaaaaaagtatttgcaaattggaagacaaaggtacaagaccgTGTACTTACCGTCTATCACAAGGACactaactacaatcccatgaagcattgctaaTGACaatcaaatgtaaaacaaaggagctatgtaaaactattgattttgataaaaaaTCAATCCGTCTATGGGAAAAATGAATTGAGATTTTGACTTCCTGAACCACACCGTTGTTCCATTGCATAATGTTGCCAATATTACTACCAATCAGGGCTGTAACCACCATTGGGGGGACATGTCACATTTTCTCCTTCTTTCCCAACAGTTCGATTCAATCTATCAACGTATGTATCCACAAGTCTCAGTGTGACTGATTCCCAGCCTGTGTGCCTGGAAATTTCCAAGAGCAATCTCTATCTTGCTTGTACCAAGCAAAACCCAAATGACAATCCTACCCTGGTCTTAAAGGTTAGTTCTCTATGATTACATCCTTTTCCAACACGCTTTAGCACACAATGtgtatgtataaaatataaagtgAAGAAGTAagcccatttttattattttattttaggagGTCACTGATACCCTGAACACCATCACAACTGATGATCCAAATGGGCTCCTCTTCTTTAGGAAAGAGACAGGTGTCTCTGTCAATACTTTTGAATCGGTTAAATATCCCGGATGGTTTATAAGCACAGCCTATGATGATAATGAGGAAGTGACCGTATGCCAGCAACAAGATGACCGCATCAACAGCTTCAAGCTGAATGATAAAGTGATAATCCACAGTTGAGAATCATATTTGATTCTGTATACCCATTTCCAGAGAGTATGTACCAAGTACAATGAATAATCTGGATTTGTCTGTTTTAACTATAAATTGTAAGTTACGTATATACCTGTCTCTCACTGAAGATCTGGATTTCGAGATAGGAAGATCAGTTTTGAAATGcttgttttttaatatataaatgtgaGGAATACAATGTTggcatggtaaatggtaaattcaCATTGAATTCTTTGTCAGGTATAAGTTTTTCTATGTTACATGTATTAATTTAACTAtctattcatatttattatttatttttgaatgattTAAAGTATaaattcaaatcaaataaattgtttttttacacTTGATCTTTGTATTTGATTTTGAAATAAACTTAAAACATGGACGTTACATAGTGTCCCACCGAATTTATAATAAGTAGACCCACATCATCTGGACTAGTTTGGAGGATTGTTCTTGTTTGGAATGTGATGCGGTTCCTATGCACAGACGTTTAGGTATCACAGATATTAGCATTGGGATTGCTTGGGATTGTCTTCTGCAAAATCAGAAAACAAATCTTAGAATGCCTCCATGTGGCAGATGAGAGTCACAGCACCCAAAAAGTGCTCATGAAGTAAACCATTTCTGCTGTGGGAATTGCCTCATTTATAATTTAAAGGGCCTTAAGTATCTACAATTAACAATTCATAGAATTAGAAAAGACTTCTCTCTGTTTTCAACACTGTAATTTCTCAATATAGGTCACGGTCTTAAAAAGCACGTTTAGGCTTGCTAAATACTTAAAAttcaatatattataaaataaactgtttaattagggcccaagccttgaaaaggcaaggccctattgttttcgttaggatgactatgattattattttttttacgactattggggcacttttggggctcttaacgtgctcgaaaactcttgaaactttgcacacgggtcagaacccgcggccattagggccgggctgaagctggtaccggggcgtggcaggggggctcgacggcgccccctggaacggggtccgaaaacttggtccataaatcaaacacgcttgcatgtaataatatgaaactcggtacacatatagatctcattgtTTCATATATCcgtcatacttttactttttacctcagcccaacaggaaatcgtctatttagggttgtttg
The sequence above is drawn from the Xyrauchen texanus isolate HMW12.3.18 chromosome 43, RBS_HiC_50CHRs, whole genome shotgun sequence genome and encodes:
- the il1b gene encoding interleukin-1 beta, which translates into the protein MACEGFEMTLAFDYAYDSDSAEYDEMDCSDPLAMSGRCDMHEGINVEMWTHPTNSLKQVVNLIVALKRMKHFKKQSSDFGDDELLSIFMDNVIEERCVSGVQEAAHTRRVQSERTYNKSSRILQCTVCDQFQKSLVRSGGALNLKAVTLKGGNTHHKVRFNLSTYVSTSLSVTDSQPVCLEISKSNLYLACTKQNPNDNPTLVLKEVTDTLNTITTDDPNGLLFFRKETGVSVNTFESVKYPGWFISTAYDDNEEVTVCQQQDDRINSFKLNDKVIIHS